The Vigna unguiculata cultivar IT97K-499-35 chromosome 11, ASM411807v1, whole genome shotgun sequence genomic sequence GTGAGTAACTGCATCCTCTTATCTTCTCTCCAAGTGTGGTAGTTCCCGTCTGTCCAGGTTAGCCTTAATACTagcttaagttttttttttctgtttgtgATGTGAAACGGAATTTGTTTTCCGTTTCAGAAACTATAACatgaaatcttttatgaaatGCATTCTGGCATCCGTTTCAAACCCTTTACCAAACGGATTACGTAAGCTGTTTCGCGAAAAAAGTCAAAATGTATGGGAAACGGATTACGAACAAAGCATTTCTTACCGCACcccatatttttctaaaattccaACTATTCCCCCTGCTGAAGTTAATAGAAAGGGAGAGTGTTTTGAATGATTTAGGTTTGTTATCTTGCAAGTGACTGTGGGTGGTGTAGGATTTGTTTCGTGTTTAAATTATAGTTACGGGACGGTACAATatgtaaataatttgattacatgatctaaaattcaaaaatattaattatatatattttgaattgtgcAACTCAAAATGTTAATATTCTATATTTTAGAATCTAAAATGcatgtttatgtttatatttttaagtgtaCAATCCTCAATGTAAATTTCGAAATACATatgcatataatatatatatatatatatatatatatataatttggatAATAcgtatttatattttgaattgtacaatctaaaatgtaaatatgcatttcaaattttacaataaaaaatattaataataatttaagtttgtAAAATCTGAAATGTATATTTGATTTTTggactttttttaattatcatggtTGTTTATATGTTAATATGTGTTAACGGAAGAGGTCGACCTTCGACCAAGGATGACCCGTCTCGACCTTCGTCTCAAGGCAACCCATATCGACATTTAGTCTAAGACGACCCGTTTCGACCTTTGGCCCAACCAACCAGTCTCAACGTTTAGTCTAGGTCGGCCAGTCTCGACATTTGACATGGGTAGACCCATCTAAACCTTTACACCGTAACAACCCGTCTTGACCTTTAGCTTGAGCTGGATCGTCTTGGCTTGGACCCATGCTTACCGAGCCTACCCGTCTTAACTTTCAGCCCTAAATAATATGTCTAGTCTTTAGCTTGGGTTAGTTTGTATCGGTTTTCATCCTAGACCCGTCTCAAATTTTGGCCAAGAATGACCCATTTCGACCTTTAACCTCAGATAACTCATCTTGAATTTCAGCCCGAAAAGACTAGTCTCAACCTTCAAGTTGGACCAACCTTCTTGATCGTCGACCTGGGATGACCCATCTCAACCTTTTTCTCGATTCAAGACTTTGTTTGAGACAAGTCGTTTCAACCTTTGGTCTGGGTTGACCCACCTTAACCTTCATGTTGTAGTGATTTTTGGTGATGGGCTTGGAGGTCTAGTGATTGTTGCGTTTGGATAAAAAATTGTTGTGGGCTTGAGGTGGCTCGCATACATTTTTCAGTGGCTGCGTGGAAGAGAACTCATGATTTAGAAAAGGGTTCGTGCATGATGTGTTTGCTTGTGTTTTGTTGCGGTGTGACTTACGTGATGGTCAATTTTGTTCCTATGAGTGCTTCAGTGAGTCGAGATACGAGTCATGGGTTGCTGGTGCATGATTTGCTTTGGTCCGTGGTGCAATGTGCAAAGGCTTCTCTGATGACGCTTTTCTGGTAATGATGGAGGAGCGATATGTTGTAGGAGGTGGAGGAGCTGCTCCATAATTTTAGATCTGCTGCTTGTGCTAGAGAGGCTACGCGATGATGGTTGGAGGTTGATCTATGACGATTGATGCATTTGCTAGGGAGGTGCAAACTTGGATTTATGTTTGCTTCTCTTCTCACTGAAGTTTTTCTAATATGCATGATAGGCCACGACGTAGTGGCGACGAGGTTTTGCTGCTTTTATGAACGTCGAACGGTGGACTTGAGTCGTAATGGACAGCGATGTCTAATAGTGTATGCAGTGAAAATGTTGGATGTGAGTGTTGGATTTGCTTGAGGAAGAAGGAGATGACATAACAAGTCCTGGTTGGTAAAATCTGATAGTGAATGATTGTGACACTTGACATCTCCTGGTTAGTCAGATTTGAAAATGGAGGACAATGACACGTGGTAGTTCCTGGTTGGGAAAATTTTGAGTGCTAGGATGAGTTTTTCCTAGTAGTAATTATACTTGAGCATTGACTAGTATTGATGTAGGTTTTGTGGTGATTATACATAGGTATCGGTTAACATTGATGCAATGTGTCTAGTAATTGTGCAAGGGCATTGGCTAATATTGATGGATGGTATGTGGTAATTATACATAGGCATTTGTTAACTTTAATGCAGGTGTACAATGAAAAGAAATTCTTCGGATGGTTTAATTCCAAGTGAGCATACTCTTTATAATGGAGTGATTGCTGGCATAGGCAATGaagatgtatttattttattcatggtGTGGAGATTGTTgaattgatgaaaataatacatcTTGGAAAGTCCCACATCACCTAGAATAAGCAATGGTATGGTGTTAGTAACTAAATAAGTTTATGATTTTAGTCCCAAGTCAAAGACACTTTAAGCTTgtattaaattcttattttgaaGATTGTGGGTGTACTTGGGAGTTAAAAGGCATGAGAGAGTAATCTGTGTTGTAAaaacttttgtaaaattttttacataatattattCTCAGGTTGTTATTAGATAACAATCGTGGTTTTTCGTAATAATTTTCTAGTTTTGTAGTTTTCacattatattcttttattcatcTTATTTATCTATTGATAGGATAATTCTCGAAAGTAAAGAAATTGATATTCTTTAATGCGTTTTTCCCCATCACTTTTTCACAAGAGTATGAGTGGGTCTTTGTAGAGAGGTTTCTATGCTCGGTGTTTATGAAGGAAAACAAGTAGATTTGACCCATGATGTGTTTCTATTTTATGGCTTTATAAAGTCCAGTACATAGAAGATGTGACAAATTGCTTTTAAACAAGTTAGTATAGTAGATACCAAAGACAATGTGTTTGTCCTCTGTGGTTGGGGACAAAACACACCATGAGAATTTTACCTTGCTGTCTCTCGTAAGTAAATTATGCAATATTTATGGAATCCATTCCAAAGGTTATAATACCAATAGCTACTAATTTTATACTTGTCAGTAAGAGATATCATAGGTGGCTAAAAGGGAATATCAACATAATAGTAGTAGTATATAGCTAGAAAGACTATGCTTATTTGCAAGTAATCTCTTCTTAACTTTATGCATTATGTTTTCTTAGTACTTCTTGTACCGTTTTGTGATATAAATTTTGCTTgctaataaaaagaaaaacttgacCTTAGGGAGTTTTATAGAACAAAATCTCTAGTCTATTAGGGAGATGAAAGAAAGTAGCTTCACTACATTCTCATTGGTTCATGATTGATTATATTCTAGTTGAGAGTTAATTTTGACAGTGTCTATATATGATTTGGTCCATGTATTCATAACTCAAACTATTTtgtatgactttttttttttaataatgaagtCGTTATTCATGAGATACTCAATCTTTTATTTCACTAACGAATAAAACATATCAAAGTTGATTACTATTTCATTTGTCAACAAGTGCAAGATCAAACTATTCtaactatttatatttgaaGTCATAATCGACTAGTTAATGTCTTTCTCAATGTGTTGTTAACACACAATCATTAAGATCAACCAATATTTTTATGTAGTTTAAGGAAAAGTATtgatatatttagaaaattagatttttattaattttaaataatgttaagGAACAAATCTTGAAGaactaaaagaaatagaaaattttgttattttgtactGTATCAAGTCATAACTTTGTGCttacaaaatcaaatatattccCTAGtttaaataacttatatttttttggtaataattataaataatctaTCTATATAATAAGATTGTATACAGCACACAAATAAAATACcgttttcattaattatttttttcttctactgcATATATGTTGTCTTAGAAAAAACACTAGATTCTCTTCATTGTATGTCTCATCGACGAATCATGTATAATTGTTCGTGTGTTTTCTTATTGTTTTAATCTTGTCTACGCCATAAAGCTGCCCGTGGTGCCGAAACAATAGAATGTTTTTGTTCGTTAGGTTTAGATTTTGTTGAAAAAATCACCAGCAAAAAGGCGTACATAAATATCTGACGGAAAGAATTACAAAAACATCAACGATAAAAGAGCTGAattcatatataaaagattgacataatctttaatatatataaaactttataaCACATTACTCTTCGTTCAGGAAGATTTTGATACAAAACTCTTGAGTCTATTATTAAAActaacaatcaattttaataccactagaaaatattttgaaaaaaagttattgaaaaAATACTACCTAATGAGACATTAATTCAACCGTCACATAAACTATTTATATCAAAATCTATCTTAAAATCTTAAGagaataaatttaaagttcaattttctcaattttaatttaaggtGAAACTTACGCTCACGATTTGAATTCCAACAAAATCAACCTCGTAAGAAAACCAACGCAGAAAATCGagtaaaaactataaaaatgcAGTGAGAATTTGTCCATGCAAATAATTACCCCAAACAAAATAGTTAATCCAAAGGAAGAGACCAATCCagtttaacatattatttaatCAAACAAAAGTCGATGCATGTAGTGGAATGTCAATTGTACGATCACTGAgaatagaattatattttggtgctgaatttaaaaaaaaaaaaggttgtatTTTGGTGCTGAATAACACAGTGGTCAGAAGCATGGGAATGCTCAATTAGCCTGAGCATTCAAGAATCATAGCCTATTGCTTCTTTGAGCTTTCAAATTGGCAGTGAAGGCATGCAACAAATAAATGATGAAGCCAACAAGTCACGACCAACCCATCAAACACTTTACCATATAACTTCCCATACAAACTAGTCACATGCTAGACCCAAAAGCAAGACACAAAATCTAGTTACCACATTTCCCAATACTATATAGTGGATTTGGTAAGGTTAGGCTTTGGCGTGTACAACATAACGACAAAAGGTCCAATGAATAGTAACCTAATCGATAGCTTCACCAAAAAGCCTATATATACATGTGTGTGTTGATGAAATAGGAGGCACCACTTTAGGTCTGGTAACCACGTTAGGTTTGTTTGGTATCACAGACCAAAGTCTTTGGTTTAAATATATAACCTATATTTGTATATACCCTTTATGGGTCGCAGATAAAGTTATTCACATATACTTGCTCTTACATGATCACATATATTAAATTGTCGGGTTTAGATTAACTTTCTTAATTCAAAGTTATTCACATATAATAGTAAGTAATCTGAATCAAGTTTTTAACATGATAGACAACCTTATACGTCTTAACGTCTTTGAAATCTCATTTAGTTTATCTATAAATGCTTCTAGACCTAATAGACCAGCTGGCCATAATAAGTTTGCAGGTTTTGGGCATTAAATTCTTAAGTCAGGACTTGATAAGAGATTACCATGATCTTCTTTCTGGGGATGATGATTTTGTTAAAGGAAAAGTATCTTTggttcaaaagaaaataatgatacTAATTAATGAAGAAAACTAAACAATAGGGTTACTGTTAGATGATAGTGTATATTAGCCATGTATTCAGTTGGAAAATTCCTTTTCAACGTCAAAGTTGAACAACAAAAAGCTATTCAGCTTGATTGTGAgctgtattttattatatatatatatatatatatatatatatatatatatatatatatatatatatatatatatatatatatatatatatatatatatatatatatatatatgcatgaaaACAAAGGTAAAATCATGTCGAAAATGCCTATGATGTCAATTCTTTAACAAGCTTGTGAAACTGCATTCACATAGCTGTTTGACCAGATATGGCGCCATGCAAAAGACAAATTGAAGATCATGACTCTCTCTGAGTCGGTGTTCGTTTTCTCTcactataaaaatatgagtCCAAGAAGTGACATCCACTTTAACTGCTCTCAGACAGTTTTCTTGAATTCTCGTTTCCCTTTCCATATATAATGCCATTTGTTGCACGCAGTAGATATGTAGAAGTTTCTTTTTCaacaagataaagaaaaaaaaagtgaggaAAGAGAGTGATTTCTTATATATGCATaagcataaataaaatttatgcatGTTTTTGTATACTGGTTTCATAACAACTGATATAAAAAAGTCTATATAACCAAACAAAAACTGATCTATGTCAAATAGTAACGCTTTCCTGAATCATAAAACAAATGAACAAATAGAAAGGTCATAAAATCAACTTAATTAAATCAATGtcgtaaaaaaaatgaaagggtGACTAATTCACTAATGGAATtggtgattttattttattgctttccgttgttgttgttgctactCGTGATGTTGCCATTGCCATTGTTGGCGGTCATGTTTCCATTATTGTTAGTATTATTACTGTTGTTGTGCTGCTGAGCGCCACCAATAATGGAAGTGATAGCTGCTGCCAAAGCTGCAGTGAAGTTTGGATCAACAGCAATGGCAGCACTAACTGTTTCACTGAGGTGTGGTGGTACCTGCTGAGGGTGGTTTCCAAATTGTGAAGGATCTGCATCATGTGACATTTGAAGCCCAGAAAACTTTGATTGGTTGTAGAGTGCTTGTCCAAAAATCTGAGGCATTAAAGAGGCTGGGGAGTTTGAAAAACTCTGAGGAACACCTTGGAGGGGAATCTGTAACTGGTTTGGGTGCCTTGGGAAGTGTAGAGGGTTTGGAGATTGTGTTAGGTCCAATGTAACAgttgggaatggagcagatgcTGAGATAGTAGCCATGCTTGAAGAACAAGGAAGGAGTGCTCTTGTGAGTAAGTTGGCATTCATCATGCTGTCAGCACTAGACATTGACCCAGAAAGAAGCATTCTTGCTGCTGAGGAAGTGGTTTGTGCCATTGCCATAGCTGCTGGTGGCAAAGGGTGGTTGTGATTCCCTTCGTAGGTTGTGTTCAGGACTGTTCGATCTTCAACACACCTTTGTACCTGTTTTTTTCAGGTACCAAACATTGGATTAGATAAACCACTTCATTTTTAACCTACCACACCTTACATTGAACAACAAAACTGATATTCTTCAACAAAAATCATCAATCTTGTATCAAACCAGGAAATCAAAGCTTTAAAGATACCTGTTTTCTAACTGGGCAACCAACAGCCATGGTACACCTATAATAAGCTCTAGGACATGGGTTTCCTTTGGCCATTTTCTGCCCATACTTTCTCCATTGACACCCATCGGTGATCTGAGACAATTAAAAGCTTCTCTATCaactaaaatgaacaaaattatCATGAAAAGTTTTCCAAAATTGAAGAACATGCATTATTCCTACTTACCATGGGTGCTTCTGATCGAGCTCTAACAGAAACTCTTGCCTTCCTCATGGTTGCCTCAGCCTGTTCAACGTTATTCCTCTGAGGACTGAACCTTGGAACTTTATCCCCAGCAAAAGCATGGCCTGAGGGACTATCCTCACTTTCACCCCCTCTACCATattccttcttctccttttcaAACCCTTCATCATTAACATTCTCATTCTTACTGGTCCCTAATTCCTTGGAAGCCACTTCTGCGTTGGGTGATCCTGATCGATCTTGGCTTCTTCCCCCTGATGAAGAAGAGGGTTCGTCAGTGTCAGCATTAGTAGCCAATCCAAGATCCATGAACTGTCTTGGCACCAATACCCCGCCACTCTCACCTTGCTTCTTCTCTTCTAACATTCCACCAATCACTTCTTGTTCTTCAACTCCCTCGCCCTTCTGCTGCATCAAATTCATGAAATGCATCTGAAGTGCATCGTAATTGACGTTAACCTGATGAAGCGCGTCTCTCAACTTTTGATTCTCCCCCTTCATTCTCTCAAGCTCAGCTTGAAGAACAACAAGCTATGAAAAGCACTCAATTTTAGAACACCCTCCAAAGTAAAACAAACGAAAAGAGAACCTCATGTCATCTCATTATATCTATGTATCGATCTTTACCTTATTCTCAGCTCTTATGTCTTCTGATTTGGGTGATATCTCATCATCCACCATAGATTGATCACTTCTGGTGTTGGTAGTAAGAAGATTCAGCCTAGTCTATCAAAAACAAATTACAGATTCATGAGCCCACCAACAAAATGATCacacaaatttaaaacaataaaccaTAAAATACATGGATAAAACTTAGACAGATACGTACATCTTCAGGTATTTCtgatactatttttaaattaaaactataaattcATTTCAATAATCGAGACAAAATAAAGGTTggtatataacaatataaaaaacaactaAGAATGTTTGTGTGCGAGAGAGAGTATTTTTCCATAAAATATGATGATGGTCAGGTGACTCACGTTTAGTTTGAATTCCAACGTAGGTGGGGTGGTGGAATGATGATGATTAGAGGCAGAAGCAGAAACGTTGTCGTTGTTAACGTTGTCGTTGTTGTTATTGTCGGAGAAGAAGTCCATCTCGGTTGTGTTGTGGAGGGGTGGTGGGGGAGAGTGATGATTATTGTTTGTAGAAGAGCTAAGGTTGACTTGGAAGGGGATTGTGTGGATGTTGTTGTGGGGACTAAGTTTCCACTTGTGGTGGTTTGTGTCTTCGGGGAAAGAGTTAAGAACAATAGGCTTGTGGAGGAAGAAGCTCCCAATTGGATCTGAATCCATGGAGAGTCCACCACCTCTAACCATAAATTCCAAGAGAGAAAAAGATACAGAGAGAGAGAATAAGActaaagaaagagagagagaaagagagagaagtcTGTGAAGTCTTTATAAACGATGCAATGGACTCGGCAATAAAACGGGACAACTGAGACTTAAGAAGATGACCAGAACTTCCGTTGTCTCTCTTAGCTTTGAATAACTTTCAAGTATTATTACATTACAGTTTTACATGTGGACAAAGACTTCTCAATGCTAATGTTTAcgtatatattcataaaaaaaaatttatttcttatatatatatatatatatatatatatttatgtattgttACTATAGAAGTAGACagatttaacaattttttttgtaccCTTAACATTTTTCATTGCTATTTTTTAACATGTTCAAAGTTCTTGTccaaaagataattaaaaacttACTTTTGTTATAAGAATGGAACTTGAAGGATATAACGTTACATAAGTATACTAATGgctaaattagttttatttgaagaaGGGTAAGAAAATCCATGAATGATGCTTTTAGTTATAGTTAATTTGGAATTACATATGTAAATATAGGTTTCAAAATAGAGGTGTGTAATTTTTGGAAGCCTAAAAGTGTAGGGTAGATTGCGCACCCTTAATCATAGggtaaattgtttataaaaagtCATATACTAATTTAATAGTAActaggaaagaaaagaaagttggTGGATCCCGAAACGTAAGTTGGTTGACTAAACCAAATTCAACATTTGCACCAATGATATGAGGAAAAAATTGTCGAAATTAATATGGGTACGTATCGAAAGtaaattgttgttgttgtttttgtgtTGGAGAATTAGTATGATTTTGtaggtgatgttgttgattTGGTGTGAATGAAGGCAAAAGATTAGGAAGAGGAGATTGACGCGTTCGTTCTGGAAAATCACCGCCCTTGTTGGGCCGGCGCATGAGGCTCGTGAAAAGTGTAGTCTGAGTCAAAGGTTGTAATGTAATGTAATGTGATGAAAGACTAAGTATGGGTCCCCTCCTTCATTGCATtctatttttatccttttacaCTCTTGACTTCGATACACACACATATGACATGATGCCTACACAGATTCACACCATAAATTAaccatctctttctctttcttcttttcttttgaacaGGCATTGATATTGTATCATTGGGAGAAAAGAAGAGACATTGTATAGATAGAgaaaggaatttttttttttaccatattagtataattttttcacaaaagttaTTGAAAtggataaattttataaattgtgtGCATATCACTGAGTCGAGTTTGCATGATacaattttgttgtgaaaaagaCATATATGCATAACACGACTTTAAAGTGAAATCGTGTTGACTCTTTATGACTTCTGTATAAGTGAAGAAGTTTGTGGTCAAACAAGACTtttattccatttatttattttattttatttgaattgcaGTCGTGTTAAAATAATATGACTTTAGTGTAATGTGATTTGAATTGAAGTCGTAATTCAAATCACATTTTACTATAGTCGTGCTATATATCTTAACATAACTTtagttcaaattaaaaaataataataattaagtgtAACCAAAGTCGTATTTGCTCTAGACAACtttttctcttataaaaaaagttgtatAGATTTAATAACAAGACTTCACTTTAACAAGTTTGAAGTCGTGTTATACATGCACGACTACTTCACAGTTAAGTCATGTCATATAAGTACGatttacccaaatttttaaaacccAAATTGGTAAAATGTTAcattaaaatgttgaaaaaaatCAAAGGTAAACATAATATACTACTCTGTGAGTATAGGTTACAAATGTCATGGTGAATATAATTAAGATAGataatacataattaaagaGATCTAGAAACATCCC encodes the following:
- the LOC114168934 gene encoding probable WRKY transcription factor 31 isoform X1, coding for MVRGGGLSMDSDPIGSFFLHKPIVLNSFPEDTNHHKWKLSPHNNIHTIPFQVNLSSSTNNNHHSPPPPLHNTTEMDFFSDNNNNDNVNNDNVSASASNHHHSTTPPTLEFKLNTRLNLLTTNTRSDQSMVDDEISPKSEDIRAENKLVVLQAELERMKGENQKLRDALHQVNVNYDALQMHFMNLMQQKGEGVEEQEVIGGMLEEKKQGESGGVLVPRQFMDLGLATNADTDEPSSSSGGRSQDRSGSPNAEVASKELGTSKNENVNDEGFEKEKKEYGRGGESEDSPSGHAFAGDKVPRFSPQRNNVEQAEATMRKARVSVRARSEAPMITDGCQWRKYGQKMAKGNPCPRAYYRCTMAVGCPVRKQVQRCVEDRTVLNTTYEGNHNHPLPPAAMAMAQTTSSAARMLLSGSMSSADSMMNANLLTRALLPCSSSMATISASAPFPTVTLDLTQSPNPLHFPRHPNQLQIPLQGVPQSFSNSPASLMPQIFGQALYNQSKFSGLQMSHDADPSQFGNHPQQVPPHLSETVSAAIAVDPNFTAALAAAITSIIGGAQQHNNSNNTNNNGNMTANNGNGNITSSNNNNGKQ
- the LOC114168934 gene encoding probable WRKY transcription factor 31 isoform X2; protein product: MVDDEISPKSEDIRAENKLVVLQAELERMKGENQKLRDALHQVNVNYDALQMHFMNLMQQKGEGVEEQEVIGGMLEEKKQGESGGVLVPRQFMDLGLATNADTDEPSSSSGGRSQDRSGSPNAEVASKELGTSKNENVNDEGFEKEKKEYGRGGESEDSPSGHAFAGDKVPRFSPQRNNVEQAEATMRKARVSVRARSEAPMITDGCQWRKYGQKMAKGNPCPRAYYRCTMAVGCPVRKQVQRCVEDRTVLNTTYEGNHNHPLPPAAMAMAQTTSSAARMLLSGSMSSADSMMNANLLTRALLPCSSSMATISASAPFPTVTLDLTQSPNPLHFPRHPNQLQIPLQGVPQSFSNSPASLMPQIFGQALYNQSKFSGLQMSHDADPSQFGNHPQQVPPHLSETVSAAIAVDPNFTAALAAAITSIIGGAQQHNNSNNTNNNGNMTANNGNGNITSSNNNNGKQ